AAAGTATCCTCCAACTGTAGAGTAAATAGTCAAAAATAGTAACTTAATAAATTCATCTTTGTAAAATCGTGCATTGACTTTATCTGTGGGTCCAAGTAGAGTCTCATCTTGCTCGATTCCCCCGGAGTTTCCAAAATAAGGTTGGATTTTAATTAGTAATAGATTATTTTTTCCAGGCTGAATGAGTTGAGAGGGAATATTGTAAAAACGTAATTTGTCATATGCTTGTGGGGTCGTTGCATTCCATTCTCCCGTTTGTCCTATCAATTGCCCATTTAAGTATGTTCGGTCTCGGTCATTGATTACCCCCAGTCGAAAGCTTAATTGTATAGAAGGATCTTTATGAAACTGAATCCATTTTGCAAGTGTAACAATTTTTTTGGCAGCATAGTTTTCTTTATTTTTATAGAGATTTCCAGGAACCGCGATTTGTTTCCAATTTTTGGTTTTAAAATTTGATTCCGTTATGGATTGGATCTCAACTTCACTTAAATCCTCTTCAATCATAAACCAAAAAGAATCGGGATCGATTTCATTGGTGTCGAGTGAAACAATATCATTTTCATTGGGTTTTGTAGTAGAATTTGGTAATGTTTGGGAATGGAGTAGGGAAAAAGAAAAGACAAGAAAAATGAGAATCGATTTTATCATATATAAACGAACTTGAACGTTCATAACTCTGTAATGTTTCCAAATGGATTCAAAATGGTCATTCGATTAAAAAAGAATAAAGAAAAAGCTGTATTAAATTTTCATCCTTGGATTTTTTCGGGAGCCATAGCTTCAGGAGAAAATGGATTGCCCTCTGGATCCATTGTGCGAGTGGAATCATCATCTGGTGGTTTTTTAGCTTGGGGACATTATGATCCCAAAAGTCAAATTCGAATTCGTTTGTTCTCTTTTGACGAATCAAAAAATGGAAGTGAAGGAACATTTTGGACTGAGAAATGGAACGCAATTTATGAATCTAAACTAGCTCTTCTCCCAAAAGAAACAACAGGATTTCGTCTATTCCATTCAGAAGGTGATGGTGTCCCTGGAATTGTTGTCGATTGCTATCATGAAACAGCCGTTATGCAATTAAAAACACCCGGGGCTATGAGTTTATGTGAACCTTTGGTTTCATTTTTATCTCAAAAAGGTTTCAAAACGATTTTAGAAAGAAATGATAAGTCTGATGATAAAGTTACTGGAGATACAATATTCCATAAAGGAGCAGAAAAAGAACCGCAATTTACAGAACACGGAATTAAGTTCATTGCAGACATTACAAAGGGCCAAAAAACAGGATTTTTTTTAGATCAGAGAGACAATCGAGCTTTGGTATCTAATTATGCAAAGGACCGTATGGTTTTAAATACCTTTGCCTATTCAGGTGCATTTTCTGTTTATGCATTGTTAGCTGGAGCAAAATCGGTTCATAGTTTAGATATTTCTAAACAAGCAATTGAACTTTGCGAAAGAAATTTGAAACTAAATGGAATAAATTTGGGAAATGAGCCCGACAAACACAAAAGTTTGGTTTTGGATAGTTTTGATTACCTAAAGACTATGGATTCCTATTTTTATGATTTAATTATTTTGGATCCACCTGCGTTTACGAAAAGTATCGCCACCGTAAACCAGGCTAGCCGAGGTTACAAGGACATCAATATGAGGGCCATGTCCAAAATAAAGGTCGGAGGGCTCATTTTTACTTTTTCATGTTCCCAACATATTTCCTTTGATCTTTTTAAAAAAATTGTTTTCGGAGCCGCAAAGGATGCCAAAAAGAGAGTTAGAATTTTGCACCATCTTACCCAAAGCCCGGACCATGCTTATTCTGTCTTTCATCCGGAAGGAGAATACCTAAAAGGCCTTGTGATTCAGGTTGATGGGGATATATGATCTATTACATTGGTGAAATCTTAAAATGAAATTTACATCCCTTAGTTTTCTTTTGTTTTTTCTTGTCGTGTATTGTTTACACTGGGTTTTTCGCGGCAAATTCCGCTTAGGGTTTTTGTTTTTAGCTTCTTTTGCATTTTATGCAGCCTGGTCAATTCCATTTGCGTTTCATTTTCTTTCGATTGTTTTGTTAAATCATTTTTTTAATAAACAAATTCTGAAAAATAAATCCTCCTACTGGTATCCGGTTTCTTTATTCGTTAACTTTGGAAATTTATTTTTATTTAAGTATTTTTACTTTCTTTGGGCTTTATTTTTCCAACTCACTGGAAGTTTGTTTTTTGCTCCCGAATCCATCCAAAGTTTTTTAAATGCTCAGTTCGGTGTTGATTCCATCACACTACCACTTGCCATTAGTTTTTATACCTTTCAAATGGTTGCCTATACCATCGATATCAAAAGAGGAACAGCTGAAGAGAATCCAAACTTTTTTCAATTTGCTCTTTTTATCTTTTTCTTTCCACAGTTGGTGGCGGGCCCAATCGTTCGTCACGGAGAATTTTTTTACCAGTTAGAAGTTTGGAATGCAAAGAAAGAACAACTATTTGAAGGTTATTATTTGGTCTTTCTTGGGTTATTCAAAAAAGTTGTCATTGCCGACAATCTTTCACCGGTAATCGAACCGATCTTTCAGAACCCGGACCAATATGATGGTTTGACAAATTTTATCGCATGGTTTGGATATGTGGCAAGAGTTTTCTGTGATTTCAGCGGTTACACGGATTTAGCAAGGGGACTTGGAAAACTATTGGGAATTAATTTACCGGAAAATTTCCATGCTCCTTATCTTTCTCGTTCCGTCCGAGAACTTTGGACTCGTTGGCACATGACACTTGCTACTTGGATCAAGGATTATATTTACTTTCCGTTAGGTGGTTCTAGAGTATCCGAATATCGTGGTTACTTGAATTTAATCGTTACCTTTACCTTAGCAGGATTTTGGCACGGTGCAAATTTTACTTTTATTATATGGGGATTTTTACACGGTTTGATGTTAAGTGTAGAAAGGAAATGGGAACTGATCCGAAAACCCGACAAAAATCTAAATTCACCTTATTGGAAAAGATTCTTAGGAATTCTTTATGGTTTCTGCTTTTTTGTTTTTACCATTCCATTTTTTAATGCCCCGAGTGTTCATAATGCTTTGTCAATGTATGGACGTGTGATCACTGGAGCTTCGGGAGAACGAACAAATAAATTGGAGCTGATAGTTTATTGTTTAGTTCTTACATTTTTACTGAACTATTTGCAAACAAAACCAAGTTTTCCTAGAGAGAATTGGCCAACCAAAACATCTCTCAGTTTTCTTTTGTTATTTTCGTTGGTTGTTACCATCTTATTGGGTTATTTAGCACCAGGAGGAACGGAATTTATCTACTTCCAATTTTAATATGAATTCTAAATTTAAATTTCCAGTCGTTTTATATCCTATCCTTTTGGCTTTGGCATTATTCCTTTTGGATAAAATATTTTTTCTGCCAGTAATCGTTGAGAACACGTATAGTTGGAAAAAAATTGAAAGAAAGTTTTATGAATTAAAAGAAGATCTTTATGAGGTGATGGTTGCGGAACAACAAAAGAATCCTTCTAAACAAATTGGTCTGATTTTAGGTAGTTCTCGGTCGGGTGAATTTGATTCTGATATGCTGGAATCATTTTTCCCTAATACAAATTCTTTTAATTTTGCAGCGCCGTTTGGCCCTCCCAGTTTTCAAGCATATTGGTTAGAACGAACTCTTAGTGCAAAATTGCCATTACGATATGTTCTCATTGAGGTTGATCCTCTTTTATTTTCACAGTCGGCCATTGAGTATTCTTTAAATGGATCGTATGACAATGGTTATGTTTTAAGTCAGATCGATTTATACAGAGCAAAAAATAAAAACCCTTGGGCTATCAATGCGAATGGATTTTCAACTGACGAAGTAGAAGTTTATTTTTTAAAGAAACTTTTTGCTTTGTATAAATACCCACTTGATCCTACAGCAATTAAAGCAAACAACAAAGAGATAGAAGTTGGCTTTTTTCCGGGTATGTCGGTTGGAATCACAGGTAAAGATCACAAGCGGAACTATATCGACAAAATTAAAATGGTGAATCGGGTTAAGTTTGGTGCCTTACCGAACGAAATCAAGTTTGCAAATATGGATGTGTTTTTAGAACGAGACGCAGAAGCCATGTACAATCAGTATTTAAGAGGACAGTCCCTAGCTCCCACACAGATATATTTTTTTAAGAAGATGCTTCATCTTTTAGAAGGTACGGGGATTCCTGTCATCATATATTTTCCTGCTGTCTCGGATGCCCTGAGAAAACGTATGTCTCAGGATGGGCTTTTAGAAAATTTTAATTCTGAGATTCTAAAGGCAGTGGAAAAGTCCAAAGAAGTTCCCAATTCGAAATTTAAGGTGGTCGATCCCAATGTAGATCCACGTTGGGTTTGTAAAGACTTTGTGGATTCTCTCCATTTGAGTGGAGCTTGTTTCCCAAATTTATTGCCAATTCTTTTTCCGAAAGAAGTTCGTTAGTTTCTTTTTTCTTTCCTTTTTTCTAATTCCTTCCTGAGGAACCGGAAACGGAAAAAAAGATATCCGAGGGCACTGAGTATAAGAAAAATTCCAGAGCCCCAACCGGAAAACGAATCTAACCACAACTTTTCGGTTTCATGGGAATCCATTAAGAGGGAATGGGAAAGAACAAATCCCGAATATATTAGTAAATTCAAGACCATATAGATCGTGGTTTTTTTTAGAATCCAAAGTGTATCGCCCATTTCCTCACGGAACTTCGTAAATTCTCCGAGAATTTCTTGATAGGTTTTGTTGTGGTTTAGTCTATATTGGTCGTACGCTTCTTCTATTTCGGGATCCTTTGCCTTTCCATCCAAAAGCACAAATTCAAAGTCGAGTTGAGAATCGTATTCCTTTCTTTTTTTTGGATCACTCAGGGTCAAAAATGCCTTCGTTAATTCGAGGATTTTCTCTCTAGCTTCGGGACTCCCTGGTGCTTGTAAACGTTCCCAGAACTCCAACTCCTTTTGGTATGTGGCTTCGATGGTTTCTTTTGTGGATTCTTTGCTCACCCCCAAAATTTCATAAAAAGTTTCTCTTTTCGTCCGAGCCATATACACCTTTTCATACTCATCTTCTTTGCTTTACAAGGAGATTTTCTGGAAAAACATATCATTATGAACCCATCCTTGACTGAAACCCCAACCACTGACTTAATCCAACTTGGAAAGGTCTATGTGGAGACCTACGGGTGCCAAATGAATGAATACGATACCGGGATCGTCAAGGAGCTCTTTCGAAAGGAAAAATATGAGACTACGGAATCCGTAGAAGACAGCGATATCATTTTTTTAAACACCTGTGCGGTTCGTGAAAATGCCCATGCAAAGATCTACGGAAGATTGCAGTCATTGGGTTATTTGAAGAAAAAAAATCCAAACTTAGTGATCGGAGTTCTTGGGTGTATGGCCCAGAATTTGGGGGAAGATTTGTTTCACCAGGAACTACCTCTCGATCTCATTGTAGGTCCCGATAATTACCGAACCTTACCTGAGCTCATTCAGAAAATTCGAGGAGGAGAGCGTGATGTTCAACTCACACGACTTTCACGAACCGAGACTTATGATGAATTGGAACCGAAGGTAGTGAATGGAATCCAAGCCTTTGTCACGATTATGAGAGGTTGTAATAATTTTTGTACTTTTTGCGTTGTCCCTTATACAAGAGGTAGGGAAAGAAGTCGGGAACCAGGCTCAATCATAACTGAAATTCAACAACTAGAAGCAATGGGTGTAAAACAAATTAC
This genomic stretch from Leptospira meyeri harbors:
- a CDS encoding class I SAM-dependent rRNA methyltransferase; this encodes MVIRLKKNKEKAVLNFHPWIFSGAIASGENGLPSGSIVRVESSSGGFLAWGHYDPKSQIRIRLFSFDESKNGSEGTFWTEKWNAIYESKLALLPKETTGFRLFHSEGDGVPGIVVDCYHETAVMQLKTPGAMSLCEPLVSFLSQKGFKTILERNDKSDDKVTGDTIFHKGAEKEPQFTEHGIKFIADITKGQKTGFFLDQRDNRALVSNYAKDRMVLNTFAYSGAFSVYALLAGAKSVHSLDISKQAIELCERNLKLNGINLGNEPDKHKSLVLDSFDYLKTMDSYFYDLIILDPPAFTKSIATVNQASRGYKDINMRAMSKIKVGGLIFTFSCSQHISFDLFKKIVFGAAKDAKKRVRILHHLTQSPDHAYSVFHPEGEYLKGLVIQVDGDI
- a CDS encoding MBOAT family O-acyltransferase — translated: MKFTSLSFLLFFLVVYCLHWVFRGKFRLGFLFLASFAFYAAWSIPFAFHFLSIVLLNHFFNKQILKNKSSYWYPVSLFVNFGNLFLFKYFYFLWALFFQLTGSLFFAPESIQSFLNAQFGVDSITLPLAISFYTFQMVAYTIDIKRGTAEENPNFFQFALFIFFFPQLVAGPIVRHGEFFYQLEVWNAKKEQLFEGYYLVFLGLFKKVVIADNLSPVIEPIFQNPDQYDGLTNFIAWFGYVARVFCDFSGYTDLARGLGKLLGINLPENFHAPYLSRSVRELWTRWHMTLATWIKDYIYFPLGGSRVSEYRGYLNLIVTFTLAGFWHGANFTFIIWGFLHGLMLSVERKWELIRKPDKNLNSPYWKRFLGILYGFCFFVFTIPFFNAPSVHNALSMYGRVITGASGERTNKLELIVYCLVLTFLLNYLQTKPSFPRENWPTKTSLSFLLLFSLVVTILLGYLAPGGTEFIYFQF
- a CDS encoding DUF1574 domain-containing protein; the protein is MNSKFKFPVVLYPILLALALFLLDKIFFLPVIVENTYSWKKIERKFYELKEDLYEVMVAEQQKNPSKQIGLILGSSRSGEFDSDMLESFFPNTNSFNFAAPFGPPSFQAYWLERTLSAKLPLRYVLIEVDPLLFSQSAIEYSLNGSYDNGYVLSQIDLYRAKNKNPWAINANGFSTDEVEVYFLKKLFALYKYPLDPTAIKANNKEIEVGFFPGMSVGITGKDHKRNYIDKIKMVNRVKFGALPNEIKFANMDVFLERDAEAMYNQYLRGQSLAPTQIYFFKKMLHLLEGTGIPVIIYFPAVSDALRKRMSQDGLLENFNSEILKAVEKSKEVPNSKFKVVDPNVDPRWVCKDFVDSLHLSGACFPNLLPILFPKEVR
- a CDS encoding J domain-containing protein → MARTKRETFYEILGVSKESTKETIEATYQKELEFWERLQAPGSPEAREKILELTKAFLTLSDPKKRKEYDSQLDFEFVLLDGKAKDPEIEEAYDQYRLNHNKTYQEILGEFTKFREEMGDTLWILKKTTIYMVLNLLIYSGFVLSHSLLMDSHETEKLWLDSFSGWGSGIFLILSALGYLFFRFRFLRKELEKRKEKRN